Proteins found in one Sulfurospirillum diekertiae genomic segment:
- a CDS encoding ParA family protein, with protein MAKVIVTADQKGGVGKSTTSNFIAYELALKKYRVLLIDWDSQASQTNSFFGLKDVDYTGDNQSNIVNMFNGKSVKPLKISDGINKASFDFIPSNEELLETIEGDALNYKGKLLVLTDYIKTVEKNYDYILIDCPPSFGILTKSALLVADVLLVPIATKSVDEDGIKRFFQKSNSLYANYANMLKSIFVLPTLYDSRMNNAKEMLTIIRLLPRYLENGNLDFFKNIPVEVLEAIPYKVEILEAPAQRMFLREYVETYIASNQSKSINAIITILESITAKIIK; from the coding sequence ATGGCAAAAGTTATTGTAACGGCAGACCAGAAAGGCGGTGTTGGTAAAAGCACAACTTCAAATTTTATTGCTTACGAGCTAGCCTTGAAAAAATACAGGGTTTTACTCATTGATTGGGACTCGCAAGCATCTCAGACTAACTCTTTTTTTGGACTCAAAGATGTCGATTATACGGGAGACAATCAAAGCAATATCGTAAATATGTTTAACGGGAAGTCTGTTAAACCATTGAAAATATCAGACGGCATTAATAAAGCTTCATTTGATTTTATTCCATCAAACGAAGAATTGCTTGAAACAATAGAAGGGGATGCTCTTAATTATAAAGGAAAACTTCTAGTTTTGACCGATTATATTAAAACTGTTGAAAAGAATTACGACTATATTTTGATTGACTGCCCTCCTTCGTTTGGTATCCTTACCAAATCTGCTCTTCTTGTTGCAGATGTTCTTCTTGTTCCAATTGCAACCAAAAGTGTTGATGAGGATGGCATAAAGCGATTTTTCCAAAAATCAAATTCCTTGTATGCAAATTATGCCAATATGCTCAAATCCATTTTTGTTCTTCCAACACTTTATGATAGTCGAATGAATAATGCAAAAGAGATGCTCACTATCATAAGGCTTTTACCTCGTTACTTAGAAAATGGCAATCTTGACTTTTTTAAGAATATTCCCGTGGAGGTTCTTGAGGCAATCCCTTATAAAGTTGAAATTCTTGAAGCTCCAGCGCAAAGAATGTTCTTAAGAGAATATGTTGA
- a CDS encoding transposase, which produces MSKIKEVLRLKYLNQLSNRQIQTITGVSRNSVANYVNCFIELEASLEDILELTEPDLEQLFHPNKSSQTAKKAEVSLIHPDWNNVRVELSKKGMTRALLYEEYKNVQPELYSYSQFNRYYAKFLKSINPSMRQVHYAGDKFFIDYSGVTMPIVDQRTGEISKAQIFVSVLGASGYTFVHATLSQSTKDFIKSHVQVTPFLPV; this is translated from the coding sequence ATGAGTAAAATCAAAGAGGTGTTAAGATTAAAGTATCTTAACCAACTATCCAACAGACAGATTCAAACTATCACCGGAGTGTCAAGAAACAGTGTCGCCAATTATGTCAACTGCTTTATAGAGCTTGAAGCATCACTTGAAGATATACTAGAACTCACAGAACCAGATTTAGAGCAGCTATTTCATCCAAATAAGTCATCGCAAACCGCAAAAAAAGCCGAAGTATCTCTTATACATCCTGATTGGAACAATGTAAGAGTTGAGTTGAGTAAAAAAGGGATGACAAGAGCGCTTCTCTATGAAGAGTATAAAAACGTTCAACCAGAGCTATACAGCTACAGTCAATTTAATCGCTACTATGCAAAATTTTTAAAATCTATCAATCCATCTATGCGTCAAGTTCACTATGCAGGAGACAAGTTCTTCATAGACTACAGCGGAGTTACAATGCCAATTGTAGATCAAAGAACAGGTGAGATATCAAAGGCACAAATCTTTGTGTCTGTGCTTGGTGCAAGCGGTTACACATTTGTTCATGCCACACTAAGTCAATCTACCAAAGATTTTATCAAGTCACATGTCCAAGTAACTCCGTTTTTACCAGTGTAG
- a CDS encoding type II toxin-antitoxin system HicA family toxin, producing the protein MSKRDKLWIKFMEVPPKKNLTWSDLLALMSALDFVQLEGDGSRVKFYHHAKDIVLNLHKPHPDNLLKTYLVKQIQEKLKEAFNG; encoded by the coding sequence ATGAGTAAAAGAGATAAACTTTGGATCAAATTTATGGAAGTTCCACCGAAAAAGAATTTGACGTGGAGTGACTTATTGGCACTTATGTCAGCTCTTGATTTTGTGCAGCTTGAGGGTGATGGTTCACGTGTAAAGTTTTATCATCACGCTAAAGATATTGTTCTCAATCTTCATAAACCACATCCAGATAATTTGCTCAAAACATATCTTGTAAAACAGATACAAGAAAAACTAAAGGAGGCATTTAATGGCTAA
- a CDS encoding type II toxin-antitoxin system HicB family antitoxin, with the protein MANVLTYENYTGSVEYSHEDRCFFGKIEFINDLITFEATTVDELEANFKEAVESYILTCKALNRKPQKQFNGVFNVRPGVELHMAAARKAMEIGVSLNAYIKSLIAKDTHFSAH; encoded by the coding sequence ATGGCTAATGTATTAACGTATGAAAATTATACAGGCTCGGTTGAATACAGTCATGAAGACAGGTGTTTCTTTGGAAAAATTGAATTTATTAATGATCTCATTACATTTGAAGCCACAACAGTGGATGAATTGGAGGCCAATTTCAAAGAGGCCGTTGAGAGTTATATCCTTACGTGTAAAGCGTTAAATAGAAAACCACAAAAGCAATTTAATGGGGTCTTTAATGTCCGCCCTGGTGTTGAACTTCATATGGCTGCAGCACGTAAAGCTATGGAGATTGGAGTTTCACTCAATGCATATATTAAAAGCCTTATCGCTAAAGATACCCATTTTTCTGCACATTAA
- a CDS encoding metallophosphoesterase family protein, producing MALIDILSDTHFDNWFGYPHQGNKNKLSPPKDAIVGFWRKLKPQGDYLILAGDIGHSIEQNINILKILKELYYKEIILTMGNHDYYVADSEYKSLFENGIEKATEAKMRYQDAGMIVLDGTIEEIEGIKFGGAMGWYHSAYVHKNQKLLREMQSAHYFPSLEAFLQELWGDCINDKRYTKLDVFDELFEEEYAKLKTVHQVCDVMVTHYSPSIAFEHQNMSYARNPSTSFFCFDGEDLVKNMSGKLWIYGHTHESKSTSWHNKEIITNALGYSHEWSNPCQIVTKEIIINENLKIDERKD from the coding sequence GTGGCTCTCATAGACATATTAAGCGATACACACTTTGATAATTGGTTTGGGTATCCTCATCAAGGGAACAAAAATAAGCTATCTCCACCCAAAGATGCCATTGTTGGTTTTTGGCGTAAACTCAAACCCCAAGGCGATTACCTTATTTTAGCGGGCGATATTGGTCATAGTATTGAACAAAATATCAATATTCTAAAAATACTCAAAGAGCTTTATTATAAAGAAATCATCCTCACAATGGGAAATCATGATTATTATGTTGCAGATAGTGAATATAAATCACTCTTTGAAAACGGTATTGAAAAAGCAACAGAAGCAAAAATGAGGTATCAAGACGCTGGAATGATTGTGCTTGATGGCACAATAGAAGAGATTGAGGGAATTAAATTTGGCGGCGCTATGGGTTGGTATCATAGTGCCTATGTGCATAAAAATCAAAAACTTCTTAGGGAAATGCAAAGCGCTCATTATTTTCCTTCCTTAGAAGCATTTTTACAAGAGCTTTGGGGTGATTGCATCAACGATAAACGCTATACCAAACTAGATGTTTTTGATGAGTTATTTGAGGAAGAGTATGCCAAATTAAAAACAGTGCACCAAGTGTGTGATGTGATGGTTACCCATTATAGTCCTAGCATTGCATTTGAGCACCAAAATATGTCCTACGCACGCAATCCTAGTACATCGTTTTTTTGTTTTGATGGAGAGGATTTAGTAAAAAATATGAGTGGAAAATTATGGATTTATGGTCATACGCATGAGAGCAAAAGTACATCATGGCACAATAAAGAGATTATCACTAATGCATTAGGGTACAGTCATGAGTGGTCAAATCCTTGCCAGATAGTTACCAAAGAAATTATTATTAATGAAAATTTAAAAATAGATGAGCGCAAGGATTGA
- a CDS encoding transposase: MERDIITVYCLIDEYLKVSGIKDDVRAEISNAEVLLIGYMAVNDFSGNYYKAHQYSMMMQLVKRIDYTRFLRRLAKINEVLSTLFLFLGSLFQRLNGAKIYSVDSFPVELCQITRQSRVRLWSDPSLKGYNASKGRFFYGLKVHMVVTTDKEPVMVHISEGSIHDVTAGVALHPEASNESHVIIDSTAQEKHITYPTDGKLAIKMIHALHKIAKREGIALRRTYLKEIKEHRITLRFFRHPKKKHKARSAMKRLRTIAGIVMRDMQRSFTLEQIAFYAEQFSLYTKVLLQKRSDKDKIYSLHEPHIYAMAKGKDHKSYEFGVKASVVTTYTHGIVVGAVAHESNEHDSKTLKAVLTHASTHRHTPIQRATCDRGYRGIKEVNTTHICIPGIHLKRDTKEEKEHKRKQFRRRAAIEPTIGHLKHDHRMARNYLKGFIGDQINLLMAACAWNLKKWMNLFIHALFLAKDYRQMMVSIGYMKLYWSVWIWLGLTQRESRL, from the coding sequence ATGGAGCGAGATATTATAACAGTTTATTGTTTAATTGATGAGTATTTGAAGGTATCAGGGATAAAAGATGATGTTAGAGCAGAGATTAGTAATGCAGAAGTGCTGCTTATCGGGTATATGGCAGTGAATGATTTTAGTGGTAACTACTATAAAGCCCATCAGTATTCTATGATGATGCAGTTGGTCAAAAGGATTGATTACACGAGATTTTTGCGTCGCTTAGCCAAAATAAATGAAGTGTTATCAACACTATTTTTATTTCTAGGCTCATTGTTTCAGCGATTAAACGGTGCAAAGATTTACTCTGTTGATTCTTTTCCTGTTGAATTGTGCCAAATCACAAGGCAAAGCAGAGTCAGATTGTGGAGTGATCCATCACTCAAAGGTTATAATGCATCCAAAGGGAGATTCTTTTATGGGCTTAAAGTCCATATGGTAGTCACAACCGATAAAGAGCCTGTAATGGTACATATCTCAGAAGGCTCCATACACGATGTTACGGCGGGTGTGGCATTACACCCTGAAGCATCCAATGAATCGCATGTCATTATTGACTCCACTGCCCAAGAGAAGCATATCACTTATCCCACCGATGGTAAACTTGCCATTAAGATGATTCACGCATTGCATAAGATTGCAAAGAGGGAAGGTATTGCACTACGACGTACCTACCTCAAAGAGATAAAAGAGCATCGTATCACCTTACGCTTCTTTAGACATCCCAAGAAGAAGCACAAAGCACGCAGTGCTATGAAACGTTTACGCACCATTGCAGGAATAGTGATGCGTGATATGCAAAGAAGTTTTACACTAGAACAAATAGCATTCTACGCTGAACAATTTTCACTTTACACAAAGGTACTTTTACAAAAAAGAAGCGATAAGGATAAAATCTACTCCTTGCATGAACCTCACATTTATGCCATGGCAAAAGGGAAAGATCATAAAAGCTATGAATTTGGTGTTAAGGCTTCTGTTGTCACCACCTACACGCATGGGATTGTGGTAGGAGCAGTCGCCCATGAGAGCAATGAACACGATTCTAAAACATTGAAGGCTGTCCTGACCCATGCGTCCACACACAGACACACACCTATCCAAAGGGCAACGTGTGATAGAGGATACCGTGGCATTAAAGAGGTCAACACCACACATATTTGCATCCCCGGTATTCATTTAAAACGTGACACGAAAGAAGAAAAAGAACACAAGAGAAAACAGTTTAGACGTAGAGCTGCCATAGAGCCTACCATTGGACATCTCAAACATGACCACAGAATGGCACGAAACTATCTTAAAGGCTTTATCGGAGATCAGATCAATCTACTCATGGCTGCATGTGCGTGGAATCTGAAAAAATGGATGAATCTCTTCATCCATGCTCTTTTTTTAGCAAAAGATTATAGGCAAATGATGGTGAGTATAGGGTATATGAAACTCTATTGGTCTGTGTGGATTTGGCTTGGGTTGACTCAAAGAGAAAGCAGGCTATAA
- a CDS encoding macro domain-containing protein: MTLKIMLGDIIKADATFIVNASNTELTLGSGVSMAFRKECGGMNFQRKLTEIKEAHIIKHGTIQQGDVIISDSGDANNFTYALHVAVMN; this comes from the coding sequence GTGACTTTAAAGATTATGCTTGGAGATATTATCAAAGCAGATGCCACATTTATTGTAAATGCCTCAAATACAGAATTAACGCTTGGTAGTGGCGTTTCTATGGCTTTTAGAAAAGAATGTGGTGGAATGAATTTTCAAAGAAAACTCACTGAAATCAAAGAAGCACATATTATTAAGCATGGTACAATTCAACAAGGAGATGTAATTATCTCAGATTCTGGTGATGCAAACAACTTTACATATGCCTTACATGTAGCCGTTATGAATTAG